ACTTCcttgttttctttatttggAACGTAAACGTGTCCCCGACGTGATGATGTCATTTCCACTCACGCACGTCGCGAAGTCCCGACGCAGGTGCCATGTTGTGAAGTGATGTTTTGAGGAAATCCAATCCGGGCGAAATCCACTAAGTGGGATCAAAAAACACAATCGGGGTGACAATGGAGGTAAGACGGAGAGTAGATAGCTTATCACCCGATCTGCGTATTTGATCACCTACCGACCAGCATAACCTTTGATTGTCACCAACACAATGATGGGTCGACACCGACCATCTGATTCTTTCATGATCTCCTCCACACGTATACAATGATTTACTTTTCCAGCTGTTTATCAAACCCCCTTCTATCAATTacataatcaatcaatcatgaataactccccctcccccccgattCATGGCCCATGTATTCATTGAACAGTTTGTGGTACTAGAGAGGAACTTTGTTGGTTCATTAGATATAGAAGCTACATAGCTAAACTCACACATCTTTATTTAAGTAAATCAAGGATGTCAGTTTCTTTGGCCAACCTTTAAAATCAACCCACCCTCTTTCTACGCTTTATAATCCAAATCCTGAACCTTGATGCGATCGATAGCTCTGGATCCACTGAGTAGCCTGGGCCACTGAGCAGGCAGCTCAGTGGATCCAGAGCCAAGGATCACGGTTCAGGCACCAGGAACGGAGAGAAAATCGGGGACGTGTTTATTTTCTGGAGTCATATAGCAGTCTTCCAAGCCCGGAATCCCCCGCTCACCTCCGCGGTAGTTGGTCTCCTCTCCGGCTCAGCAGTGTGGGGGTGTCGTGGTGGTTGTCCCTGCGGGCGGTAGCAGACCCCGACCCGGACGGATCCAGGCGGGGTTGTAAACTAGTACCGCAGCCTTGCGTCAAACACACGCCGACTAAACCCCCTAGTAGGACAGTCAGCACTTACGATAGCCACGTTAGCTCCACAGCAAGCCGACTCGGTGGTTATTTTTGGGTGTTGTCGGCGGTATGTGTTCATGTGCCTAGTGGCACGCAAGCCACAGCATCCGTGCCGTAAACCTTGTCCACTGTTCAGGGTGGGCTTTGCAGAGAGGAGGGTTCTTGCTGTCAGGGCATTGTTTTGGTGGTGTGTCACAAGTGGAGACTATTAACACATTGCGCCCCGTGGCTTCGAAGATATTTCACATGAAGGCCGACTCACTATGGACCTCAATTTTTATTCGGATTTGACGGACGAGACGGGACAGCATGTCGATACGGAGTTTCTGGACCCGCAGGCTTTCAATGGATTTGACTCTGTCGGCAAGGTGACCCGCCGTGCATAGGAAGGAAGATTCAAAGTTGACCATTTTGGCAGACCTTATCTTCACTCATCTTCACTTATCATTTGTGCTCCGTGATGTGTACAAATTAAGGTTTTCCTTCATGGCTGCATTTAGCTCCATAacttacagtatttacatgTTATGTTGCATAGCCTACTGACAGTTATGAAaacgcaatttttttttattgttgatgCACTTTACTATGCTGAGCCTGTGAATAAACTGGTTCCGACATGTGTACTTGGCTTGTTTGAATACTGCAAGCTGCTGGTTCTGAATTTGATTCATCAAATATGTGCGGACGTTTCTTTGCGTGTTGTCGCATGTAGTCATGCCTTTTAAACCCCTCAAAAATCTATTACTCTATTTGCCGATaactttaaaatgtaaaaacataCCACACAAACAGCTGCAGTATTTATGGTCCTCAAATCTTAAGCTGCCTCTTCTGAAGACTCAAGAACAGTCATCAGAGCCCAGTGTTTATCTTTTTAAGTTATTAAAGCTAAAATGCCACTTGCTTAAACGCATGCTAATTCTGTGTTGTTGAAATGGTTGTCTTGATGTTTCAGTTCCCTGGAGCCAGCAACAGCTACCTCACCATGTCGGGCTCCAgccaccccttcctctcctcctcagaggtgcgtctctctgtcctctgcGTGAATAACAATAAAGTTTCTCATATCCCTCGATGAACAGATAAAGTGCACAGGCCCAACAGATAATACATTTCCTAACACTTAAAGTATACATTGAAGTGCACAACAAATTCAATTTTAGAGTCTACTATGTTTGAAGTAGCAGCATGAGTTGTGGTAGTGCAAAAAAGGCAGTCAGTAATGGCAGCAAAAGTCCAGTCAGTAAAATAGCCGTGGttgtgggtttgagtcccaccCGGTAAAGCCATGAATACGCTCAAAGTATATACTACTTCCACTtctcaattctctctctctgcctctctctctctctctctctctctctctctctctctctctgcctctctctctctctctctctctctctctctgcctctctctctctctgcctctctctctctctctctctctctctctgcctctctctctctctctctctctctctgcctctctctctctctctctctctctctctctgcctctctctctctctctctctctctctctctctctgcctctctctctctctctgcctctctctctctctctgcctctctgcctctctctctctctctctctgcctctctctctctctctctctctctctctctctctctccacccagaCGTTCCACACCCCCAGTCTGGGCGATGAGGAGTTTGAgatcccctccatccccctcgAGCCCGActccgccctctcctcctcccaccacgGGGTCTCCCACTTCGGGGACCCCTCTCCCGACGACGGGGTGATCGTCCCCGGCAACGCGGTGGTGGGTGGCGACGACCCCTCCTTCGCCTCCACCTACGTCAACACCCCCTCCCAGGGTCTGGAGCACCTGAGTTTGGGGGGGATCAGCCAGCCAGGGGGGGGCGCCCTGCTGGGGTCTTCTCTGGGCATGGTGAGGATCCGTCCGTCAATCAAACTTTATTGATAATAGCGATTGTATACGATACAGTAAAGTGATCGATAATAAATATCGATAATATAAAATTGAAAttacaaacataaataaatatatgtgaaTACTATTAATATCAGTGAATACAAAGATACATTTGCGACAAAAAGAAAAGTGAACACAGTTGTGAAAAGGAAAGGATCCTGAGAAATAACACTCAGTGGGATGGCAGACTGATTACTAGCAGTTACATTTAGTGTGTCAACATGAAGAGAAACTGAAAGCCAGTTCCATAACCCAACTCAATTCTCTTTTTGAAGGACCTGGGCCATCCCATTGGCTCCCAGTTCAGCAGCGCCTCTCCAATGACCATCGACGTTCCCCTCGGCGACATGGGCCAAGCCCTGCTGGCCACCAATCAGCTCACCAccattgaccaatcagagctcAGCGCTCAGCTGGGGCTGGgcctggtgggcggggccatgTTGGAGGAGTCTCAGTCCCCCGACAACCGCCTGTCTCCGGCGGCGTCGCCCACCAGCTCGCTACAGGACGACGACATGGACGATTTCAGCCGGGTTAGTCAGCCATTTTGGAAGATGTCCATTGCCATGATAATATGGACCTGTTACGTAAACCTCGTAATGTGTCGGTTGAATATTAAAGTTCTTGCCCACATAAAAGatgtaaatatattattaaGGTATAAGGTTAGACTAAAACACCATGTTCCGTTCTTCTTGTCGCGTGCAGAGTGTCCTGGTGGACTCCccggtctccctctccccctccggcTCCCAGGGGGTCATCTCCCTGGACCCCTCCGTGCCTgactcccccttcccctcctcgtCCTTCTCCAGCGCCACCTCCTCCAGCGCCTCGGCCCCGGCCCGGGGCCGcagggcagcaggaggaggagtgggtaagaaggggaggaagaagaaggaccCCAACGAGCCGGTGAAGCCGGTGTCGGCCTACGCGCTGTTCTTCAGGGACACGCAGGCGGCCATCAAGGGCCAGAACCCCAACGCCGCCTTCGGAGAGGTGTCCCGGATCGTGGCGTCCATGTGGGACAgcctgggggaggagcagaAGCAGGTGGGCGGAGCTAGGGCTCAAGATGGCCGACGCGTCGCTAGCACGTTTCTGTCAAGTTTGTTTTATTGGTGTATTTGTTGTAGACGATTGGAGGTAATAACAAATAAAGGTTTTCTCCTGTGTGGTATTCATATTCACGTTGGATTCACGGTATTAAATCCATTTTTGATGCTAAAATAATCCAAACATTCAATTGTCAGAACATTGTCATTTACAATACTTTTTCTTGTTAAGTTAACAAAACAACTTCACCAACAACTTGAACTTAAGCTAGGAACTCTATAGAAAGTTGAGCTCTAGATTTCACAACCTGAGCTGCACCAGAATATTAGGAAACCTCTTTAGGACAGGTGTGTTCTGACTAATCCTCCCCCTTATCTCACCTGTCCAGGTGTACAAGAGGAAGAACGATGCAGCCAAGCGAGAGTACCTGAGAGCCCTTGGAGCTTACCGGGCCGGACATGTCTCccaggtaacacacacgcatgcacacgcacacgcacacacacccagccagaAGGTTCATCTCTCTTAATGATCTGGAGTCACTATGAGTCCTTTTCTGCTGAAATGACTCAATTTAACTCCCTGTTCTCCTCCCCCAGGCTCCAATCGAGGTACTGGacgactcctccccctctcctccccccatcaccccctcctcctccttctcctcctcgtcccgcCCCAGCAGGGTGCAGCCGTACAACCCCGAGGAGAACACCATCACCAACATCTGCACCTCCAACATCATCCTGGACCTCCCCCAGATGTCCACGCGCTCCCGCACCGGCGTCATCAAGCCtccggcccccagccccccccctgctaTCACCAAGATCATCATCAGGcgctcgccctcgccctccggGGGTGTCACGGTGACGGCCATGGCCGCGCCCCCCCGGCAACCGCCTCCGCTGCAGCCCATGCACGGCatagccccgcccccgccccgcctCCAGCAGATGGTCCAcagccaggccccgccccctctgcaGGCTAAGCCTCAGGGTGCGCCCGCCACCGGGGGGAgcatggctccgccccctcccctgcAGATCAAGATCGTCCCGGCGAAGCTGCAGGTCGGGGGCGTCGtcacgacgacgacgacgttgTCGGGGGCGACCGACTTACTGGGAGATGTGGGGGAGATGGAGCAGTCTGCCGCCGCTGCCATGGTGATGGgcggggaggaggcggagggagaggtAGGACCGGAGGTCCTTCTGTACCGCAGACCTGGAGAGGATATTTACATAATAGATCATCATTTTATCATAGTATACTCATTCACGTTCTCATATCAAAGTATAATGTTCTCGTATCTAAGTATACTATTATCCACTCAAAGTATACTTGGTCTCATATCATAGTAAACTATACTCCAATCaaagtatacttattttcatATTAAAGTATATAATACTTCAAAGTATACTTGTTCTCATATTAAAGTATACTATACTCCAATCACAGTATACTTTTTTATCATGTCAAAGTATACTATACACCAAAGAATACTTGTTCCCATATCAAAGTATACTATACTCCAATCAAAGTATATAATACTCCAATCAGAGTATACTTGTTCTCATATCAGAGTATTCTATACTCCAATCTACTGTTCTCACATAAAGGTTATTCGTTCTCATCTCAAAGTACAAAGTTTCAACTCAAAGTTCTATTATCATAACAATCACACTGTCAGTTCCTCGTTCATTCCCTTATTTGAGTAGCATTCTAACATTGCTTTAGATAACTTCTCATTTCCTCCTTTGGTTAAACGTGTCCCTTAAGACCTTTTGACTTTGTAGCTAAGGAAAGTTGTCACTGATAGTTCCTCATGTCTGTCTGTAGCACTCGTTCCTGATTAGCGGAGTGCCTTATGTTGTCACTGATAGTTCATCATGTACATCTGTAACACTCCTTCCTGACTGACGGACTGCCTTATGTTTTCCCGccagatggaggtggaggtgagtgtGACCCCAGGGTCAAGGGTCGCGCCGGCCGCCAGcaccagtgtgtgcgtgcgcgcaggGTGTGTTAACCCAGCGGTGGAGAGCCAGGACTGGGACAAAGAGTACTGCAGCAATGAGTGTGTAGCAACGCACTGCAGgtacgcacaaacatgcacacacacacatctctcccgCATTCAAAAAGGAGCTGAAAACTATAATACACTACTACAATACAAACGACACTGTTgatattgttgttttattgtagtCGGAAGTTATTACATCTTTTTCGTCTTTACATTTGTTGAACATGGCAGTTGAAAACCACAAACTTTCTTTGGCTGCTGAATGCTCAATGCTTCCTGGGTAATGTAGTCCAAAAGTTCAGTGCCTTCACAAAGATCTTAAGTAtgaacacattgtgtgtgtgcgtgtatgtgtgtgttcctccctCTACAGAGATGTTTTCATGGCATGGTGTGCCATCCGAGGGCAGAACTCCACGACGGTGACATAGTAGGAAGATTAAACACTTATTTACAACCAAAGGAGCAATGATGGACACTTTATGAATGACCGGTCTACAAACCAGGTTGCATTGTTTTTTATAATATGCTCACTGACCActacaggtttttttttaatactgacATGGGGACCGTTTCAGCAATAGGGAGGCTTTCCTCTTTTCACCAAGGGGCCGATCTGGTTCTTCTTCAacattattatgattagaatAACAACAACTGGTTGCTTGATTATTCTAAAATGTTTGGTCAAGAAGGCTCAAGATAGTGGGCTTGAACTTCTTTTATGAAACTTCAGATCACATGATTGAAACCTTCTTCtcacatacattttttattttctttatttttaagaaTGGCCTGATAATGATTTGTGTATACAACGTGACCTTGGTCGATTGGTAGCTCATAGAATAAACGAATGGGTGAGTGAGTTAATTGATTTCTAAAGGtggaaaaaatatattgatAAGTAAAAGATGAGAACAACACAATAAATGGAGTGGACACGATCGGTCTTCAGTCCAGTCGCCTGACCAAGAAAATCAAAGAAGAAAGATGTTGGATACGTTGCATTTTAAATCATGAACAgtctaaataatattttatattgatATGTTATTTTTAATGAGTGGTTGATGGGGGACTTTCATGATTTTTTTGGCTTTAATGGATGCTAGTTACAATTTGGAAGTATTGATCTGGTGTAATTCTGAAGGTGATTTATGTTAAATCATTGATTGATAATTCAAAAGTTTTGGTACCCATAGCGATGTATGAGTTTGTCTTAATAATTCGGAATTTAATGCTTCAATTTTAAGTCAGTTTGGAtataagtgtctgctaaatgactagaCCTACATGTAAAGCAGCTGGggcaaacacattttaaaataaataaaataaaaaaatttaaTGAATAATAACATGGACTTTAGCAATATTATTCACACTGTGATAAAAATGCTGTGTTTTAATTCATACCTATAGATGTCCCTTGAAGTTGCAATGGCATTtttaaaatgtactttgatTTGTAGATTTTCTTTCTTGGATACCTACCAAATCCAACCGTTTTCTGCCCCTTTTTATCTTAATAAGGATCTGTGTGTCTATGGTTTGAGGAGAATATCTTGGGGATAAATGATTTATGACTATGAGGTCTAAATAAGACGTAAAGATAAACATTTGTTAACGGCTATGTTTTAATGGTGAAATAAAAgatttatgttttaatatacaTCTAGTAAGAGTCATTCATTGAATACTTTTTATAGTGCTGTTGAAACTGTGGCCTGTTGTCGGTTAGAGGGCGCGTCATCTACTTCATTCGTCGCAAGTTTGACGCGTAGACCCACCGTGTTTCGAACCGATGACGATGGCGGGAAAGTCTACAGTGGCGGGAAAATGCAGCATGGTCAACAAGATAGGCGGCGCTGTTGTGCGCCCTTatgcaacaaaaacataaaatcatCACATGGGCATAGCAAGAAGAAAGCGCAATACAGTGCAAATGCATTTTCACATCTCCATAAACCACAATGTTCCGAATCAATCAATGCAAAGCATGTAAGGCGTTCAAACATAAATTATCCTACAGCTAAAAAATATATGCATGCACCGTTTCATAAGAAAAAGCATTGCCACGGATTGATGCAGATACGCGGGCTGATATGTAGAGCGAAGacgggaagggggagggatagagagaatgaggggCACACAGACGAATTGATTATACCCgattgctgtgtgtgtacaACGGCGTGGAGGTGGAGACAAGTGTACTATCAATGCACTTGGAATAAAAATACCATCTTTCATCCAGAGCCGGTTTTAGTAAGAGCCATAACTAACTGGTTATTCATATACTAAAGGAGTTGATATCGGCGACCGTTTGgttatttgttgcatagtagcGGGGGTGCGGGTCTTTATAAGAGGGGTAAGGGCATCTAGCAGTAGTTGTAGTAGAAGTGAGGCTGGTAGGTCTCGTTGGCGAGGCGTGGACACTGAGACAGAGTTGACACTCGTCCGGCCTCCCACTGCGAAGCCGGGAGCTGGAGTTTGAAGGAGCAGAAGAGCAGACTCGCCATGGCGGTAAACTTGGACAAGGACGCATACTACCGCCGGATCAAGCGGCTGTACGGCAACTGGAAGGTATTGTCGGGGAGAGATGGATCATGGTGTGTTGTGGGGCTTTTAATCACAACGTTTGATGGTAGTTTGGAGTTCCCGGAGAGAGTGATCTGGAGGTAGCCGTCTGCTAGCACTTTGTGTAGAGCCTGAGTAGGGTTCCCTGCTTGTATCTCCTCCAGTATCACACTTGGAGGCCTGCAGGTAGCTCAACTGCATGGTTTTCACAACACAATGACACGGGTTTGAGCTGGGTCTCAGACGTCGCCGTTAACCATTTTCATAGCGATATGGCCAAACAGCATGCTAGACACCAAGGCTAACATGCTAACATGAGCTAGCTGCCTTCAGCATCTCGCTTTCTCATCCAACTAGCCTGCTAGCGTCCGCTAGCCTTTCAGCCTGTTTATTATATGCTAATAGGCTAGCTAGCGTCGTTGAAACCCCCAACCCCATTTAGTACATGGtaatacacagatatatatacatgtatacgtTGACGCTAGTCGCACAGCCATGTTACATTTTCTGTAAGTATGATTGTTTTGATGTGCTAAGTAGTATAACAGTCCCGCAGTGTTAGCACGATTGCTAATTAGCAATTATACACCATGCTGGCGCCAGCTTTCAATGAATTTCTCGCTGTTTTAATCCGGATTCTGAATAAAACTGTGTGACTgttggtgtggtggtgatggtaaaAAGATGCGTTAGTGAAACTTCAGGAATAAACCCCAACATCACCTGCTGACAGGTCTACCGGTTCTCTAAACTTTATCACTACTGTTCCTGTCTCGGCAGGCCACATCTCGCTATATCTGCTACTATAGCCCCATGGGACATGGATACTACACTGCTTTCttcagtttaatgtaacatcaGCTTTTAAGGAAAGAAGTCGTcgtttatttgaaaaaaatcttTTGTCATCACAGAAAGGTGAAGATGAATTTGGAAAAGTGGATGCTGTGGTGGTCTCCGTCGGGGTCGACGAGGAGGTCGTGTACGCTAAGTCCACGGCTTTACAGGTAATGTTATAGTATGTGAATCTATTGTATCACACGGTGATCTGTTCATTCATTCCCCCCACTATTTACAATTGTTTAAAGAGTGCTGGATTGGATCTTTGCAAGTTTAATCTGTTCTTGAACATCTGTGGACTCCAATGcctctcaaatcatcctttgtGTGCAACTTTTAGATTCCGAAATTTGTTCATTTTGCATAAATTCATTTGACCATGTCACGATATTGTTTTTCCCTTATTTATTTCAAGGTTTCCCTTGTTATTAGTTTATATTGCAGTTTGGCACCAAAGCTATAAATACACTTATCAACCATtgcatataaataaaatgtaatataaCTTGTTTCCCTTTTTAAGCACTTGTTCTAAGCACAGTTTTGTGTATAATatacgtgcagatgacaaaaatacctaaatattatttagaattaaccattttaaaatgaattaaccatttcattgtgctttaactagcaaaaaaggaaaaacgccattgtatagtattgttcctgagctaaacttgcagcataaaagtagTGATCTTATTTTTTCTGGAAATAATcgaaattgaatcgagaacaaataaattgcagcgcattgatgaatcgatatttttacccagctCTACTAGCCATGAATAATGTGGTATTTTCTATCACTGCAGACGTGGCTTTTCGGCTACGAGCTGACGGACACCATCATGGTATTCTGCGACACCAAGATCCTCTTCCTTGCCAGTAAGAAGAAGGTGGAGTTCCTCAAGCAGGTGGCCGTAACCAAGGGAAACGAGAACGCCAACGGCGTCCCGCCCATCACGTTGCTCACCCGGGAGAAGGTAAGGGTGTTGAAGCGCTTCGAGGGCACTGGTGTTATCAAACTTTGTTGAAGGTGGTTTTGTCGTAGAAAGTTTCAATTTTacgttttacaaaaaaaaatatatttctttaagAAAGATATCTGATGCACAGATAAACCTACCCAGTGGACACTCCCAGTGTAACCGTTTGACCCAAAATCATGACACAGAGTAACCTCAAACCTTTTTAATATTACAAATGGGTCCGAAATGAATATACCCAGCCAAGGATAATGTTGCTGTACTTGAATGGACCAATGGCTATCTTTTAAAAACAAAGAACGATAAGCATGATCAGATTATAAACAAACTCAACTGTCACCTTGAACAACAGCAGGCGTGCCTTTTCTGTTATCCTGAATGTTTGCCTTCTCCGTGTTTCAGAACGAGAGCAACAAGGCCAACTTTGACAAGATGATGGAGGCCATCAAGGGAAGCAAGGAGGGCAAGACGGTTGGGGTGTTCAGCAAGGACAAGTTCCCCGGGGAGTACATGAAGAGCTGGAATGACACCATCACTGCCGAGGGCCTGGGGATGGTAGGAGACTCCCTCTACCCTTCACTGGGCTTTGAAAagtctaaggcccaatcccatttctaccccttaccccttcacctTACCCCTTCACCTTACCCCTTCACCTTACCCCTTCACCTTACCCCTTCAATTTACCCCTTCAaacaagggggaaggggtaaggggtagaaatgggattgggcctaaatcatGCAGGTCCCTCAGAAAATAGGGACCACCCCCCGTCAACCGGTTGGGCGTCAGACGGCCTTGGAAAGTCTTGATTGGTCTTGAAATCAAATCTGGCAATTCAAGGCTCTTTGTTAccagatataaaaaaaatataattgttGCAATAGTTGGGCCTTTGCCGATCTGCTATTTAAATGACATTCTTAGGCTGAtgacccccccgcccgcccccaaTTATTTATTTGGGGCGGCTAAATCTGTCAGTTGATGATTGGATGGATTCAAAATCAAGGAGACAATGGTTGCGTTTCAGCCACACAATTGTATAACTCATTCAGATTTGATGAGCTTGCCCCCCATATGCGTACCTGGTGACCcccttgtgggggggggggtcccggtcCGCCTGTTGAGAGACGgccctgtgaccccccccctccaggtggacGTCAGTGCGGTGGTGGCGTACACCATGGCGGTCAAGGAGGACGGAGAGCTGGCGCTGATGAAGAAGGCGGCGACCATCACGAGTGAGGTGTACTCCAAGTTCTTCAAGGAGCGCGTCATGGAGATTGTGGATGCTGacgaggtgagggggaggagcttgaTGGGGAGGGAGGAATCTGCTTGGTTGAAGGGTCAATGGGTGGGTTGAGCGGTGGCTAGGTACTAGTTTGCAATAGAtttatttccttttgttttgaTGCTAGCTTCGTTGCTTAGGATGTTGGAAAACATTGacagtattttttatttattcttaatGAGCTTATGTTCAAAAAACTTTCCCGGGTTACATGATTGGAAGATATGCTGAGAGAATGCAGTTATCTCGGTTTCTGAGTTAATGACACGAGTCTTGGTAAAGCTGACTGTAGTCTACCGCTCCGGCCACTAGAGGCAGCCAATGGGAGAACccacatagtgcaggtttaatacAACCCGTTGGGTCGCTTTGGTTACAGAAAGTGCGGCACAGCAAGCTGGCGGAGTCGGTGGAAAAGGCCATCGAGGAGAAGAAGTTCCTGGGCGGAGCGGACCCCTCAACGGTGGAGATGTGTTACCCCCCCATCATCCAGAGCGGGGGAAACTACAGCCTCAAGTTCAGCGTCGTCAGGTAAGACGCGAGAGGAGATGTGCTTCGTTCGTCTCGGGTTGGGAAATTTGTGTGTCGCAGCAGAACGATGCATTAGACGCATGCTGTTTTTTTTCAATCGCTTGTGAAACAAgccgtacatttttcagaagcaCTCGCTTCGACCAAATCGTGCATTTGAAGTGTATCTGAATCTGCTTGTAGATTCATGTACTTTTGTGGTTGGTCAACACACTATAACGTTTTGGTATAGCCTAGATAATCTATTGGTTAGTCCGACTCCATAGTTG
This is a stretch of genomic DNA from Gadus chalcogrammus isolate NIFS_2021 chromosome 17, NIFS_Gcha_1.0, whole genome shotgun sequence. It encodes these proteins:
- the tox4b gene encoding TOX high mobility group box family member 4b isoform X2; amino-acid sequence: MEFPGASNSYLTMSGSSHPFLSSSETFHTPSLGDEEFEIPSIPLEPDSALSSSHHGVSHFGDPSPDDGVIVPGNAVVGGDDPSFASTYVNTPSQGLEHLSLGGISQPGGGALLGSSLGMDLGHPIGSQFSSASPMTIDVPLGDMGQALLATNQLTTIDQSELSAQLGLGLVGGAMLEESQSPDNRLSPAASPTSSLQDDDMDDFSRSVLVDSPVSLSPSGSQGVISLDPSVPDSPFPSSSFSSATSSSASAPARGRRAAGGGVGKKGRKKKDPNEPVKPVSAYALFFRDTQAAIKGQNPNAAFGEVSRIVASMWDSLGEEQKQVYKRKNDAAKREYLRALGAYRAGHVSQAPIEVLDDSSPSPPPITPSSSFSSSSRPSRVQPYNPEENTITNICTSNIILDLPQMSTRSRTGVIKPPAPSPPPAITKIIIRRSPSPSGGVTVTAMAAPPRQPPPLQPMHGIAPPPPRLQQMVHSQAPPPLQAKPQGAPATGGSMAPPPPLQIKIVPAKLQVGGVVTTTTTLSGATDLLGDVGEMEQSAAAAMVMGGEEAEGEMEVEVSVTPGSRVAPAASTSVCVRAGCVNPAVESQDWDKEYCSNECVATHCRDVFMAWCAIRGQNSTTVT
- the tox4b gene encoding TOX high mobility group box family member 4b isoform X1, which codes for MDLNFYSDLTDETGQHVDTEFLDPQAFNGFDSVGKFPGASNSYLTMSGSSHPFLSSSETFHTPSLGDEEFEIPSIPLEPDSALSSSHHGVSHFGDPSPDDGVIVPGNAVVGGDDPSFASTYVNTPSQGLEHLSLGGISQPGGGALLGSSLGMDLGHPIGSQFSSASPMTIDVPLGDMGQALLATNQLTTIDQSELSAQLGLGLVGGAMLEESQSPDNRLSPAASPTSSLQDDDMDDFSRSVLVDSPVSLSPSGSQGVISLDPSVPDSPFPSSSFSSATSSSASAPARGRRAAGGGVGKKGRKKKDPNEPVKPVSAYALFFRDTQAAIKGQNPNAAFGEVSRIVASMWDSLGEEQKQVYKRKNDAAKREYLRALGAYRAGHVSQAPIEVLDDSSPSPPPITPSSSFSSSSRPSRVQPYNPEENTITNICTSNIILDLPQMSTRSRTGVIKPPAPSPPPAITKIIIRRSPSPSGGVTVTAMAAPPRQPPPLQPMHGIAPPPPRLQQMVHSQAPPPLQAKPQGAPATGGSMAPPPPLQIKIVPAKLQVGGVVTTTTTLSGATDLLGDVGEMEQSAAAAMVMGGEEAEGEMEVEVSVTPGSRVAPAASTSVCVRAGCVNPAVESQDWDKEYCSNECVATHCRDVFMAWCAIRGQNSTTVT